The region GGCATTAACTGCGGTTGTGACCGGAAGCAGGTTTCCAACGACAGCGGTGGCGGATCCGCAATGGGCGTGGTCAGTGGATTGCTGATGATCTTCCTGAGTGCCGGCTTGGGGCTTTGGATGATCCGAAGAGAAGAGAGTGAGGTTCTGGGATGAGCTTGCAAGTAATGCCTAAAGGAAAAAAGAAGATGGATAAGCTGATCAAAGCAGTGACCGCCGCGGCCCTGCTGACGGGCGGGAGCTTTCTTTATGCCGGGAAGAATGTTGCGCCGGCCGTGGCACCAGTAGCAGCGGTGGAGGAGCCCTGGGGGCTTTATGCGGGGCTGGGGTTGCTGGGGAGTTATTTCGGTCGGGATTGCCCCTGCGGCGGCGGTGTGAGGATCTATGACCATACCTATGGATTGACCGGATTGCTGGGCTATGATTTTAACTCCTTTCTCGGGATACAGGCCCGCCTCTCCTGGGCTCCTTTGGAGAGTGACTTTATGAAGATGGGCAATGGAGGGCTCTACCTGCGTCCCCGCTACTCCTTGACCGACCGACTTGATGTCTACGGACTGCTGGGGTACGGCTGGAGCCGTTTGAGCTGTGACTGCCCGGGCCATCCTCATCATCATCACAATCTGCACGGATTTCAATGGGGTGTAGGTGGAGAGTATTTCTTCGATAATGAGCGCATCGAGGGCAAACGTAAAGGGTGGTCAATCTGGACCGACTATGTCAACCTCTTTCACGACAAGACCCGCAACAACTTCACCGACAACACTTGGCAATTGGGTGTCGCCTATCACTTCTAGGTAGTCCGCCTTTCCTAATTTTCCCCATCAGGGGGCTTCCTTCTACTTGTTTTAAACTTTTTTTTACACTTTTTAATTGCTCTGTAATATCCGGTACCCTACAATGATAAATCTATAGTTTTTCTTACAAGGAGCCGGAAGTGGAAAAAAGGAGAGGATGGATGCGATGGCTTTTCGCTATGGCATTGATCGTGTCGATGGGAGAGGCGAGCAGCGTCAATGTAACAACAAAGTATGGAAAGACAGGAGGGATTGTCGGTCCTCTGAATACAACGTCAGATTTGATCAACGGGAGACAGGTTTGTCCGGCTGATCCGACGCCGGGTTGCGACTTTGCGGATGATCCGGGGTTTAACAACAATGGTACGGTTGATGACCCGACGGATGATTATTACACTGGCGATCTGCTGGTGCGGACCAATGACAACTTTCAGGCGATTGCCGGCTGGACCTGGAACGGCAATCCGGGAGGAGCGGAAGAGGTGGCGACGATCACCGGAACGCTGCCTGTGGCGCCCGATGGCAATAAATACTATGAGTGGACGGAGATCCCGGGATCCTGTAACCCGGACCATTCGAGTATCTCCGCAGACAAACAGACGATTGTCTGCGAGCGCAAAGATTTTGACAAAAACGATGTGGGAACTTTCTCAGAGGACCTCATTTTCAATGTCCGTGTCCTGGGAGGCACCTCCAACGGTACACAACCGGGTGACATCAAATTCAAAGTCGAAGCCCCCAATGCGGCCGCCAAAGAGGACACCACCGATGGACATTCACTGAAGGTGACCGCTTCACCCCGCTGGAACCTCGATAAAGCATTCGGAGCCTATAGTATACGCTCCGGCCAGAAAGTCACCATCAACGGTCAGGAAGAGACCGGCTATATCATCGACTATCGTATTCTGATCGAGACAGATGAAGTCAATGGAGAAACTGACAATACATATTCTCTTCTCGGGAATGAATCGTTGGGCGACGATGCGACCATTACCTTTACCGATGATCTTTCGGAAATTGCTCCCCACGCCACACTGCTCGACTGCCGTACGACGGGGCGTGCCTATAGCGATACGGTCCGAGATGGGTATGTGGGGTCGAATCTGCCTATAACCTGCATCGGTGATGGATGCATCCGGGGCAGCCAGTATCCGGAGCGTCATATCCCGCAACCCAAAGGGGAGCAGACACCCACCTGTACCCAGACAGGGAGTACGGTCGATGTCAAAATCGAGCATGTCGATGCGACACTCAATCACTATCCGACCAAAGATTATTATGGGAGGGACCTGCCGGTCAACAGGGCGATCGCTTCGATTCTGACTCTGTCCGTCTTTGTACCGCTCGATGATGTCAAGGCTGGGGATAATGGTACCGTCGACTGTGACGGATACGGTATCGGAGACCCGAATTGTGATGATGGAGAGCTTCATACGAAAAACACGGCAAAAGATTTCGATCCTGTCACCCCAAGCGGCAATCACAATTTCGCCGGTCAAGGGGAGAGCGAAAAAGACAACTACCGCAACTATACCCTGTATTACTCTGCCGGGAGTTTTGACAAATACTACTGGGGGGAGAAGAACAGCGTCTGGAACGCTCCTGCAGGTATTGCGCATTCACGGGAGGGAGACGGTTTTGTCGGGAAAGGGTACGAGTGGTCTTCCCGACTCTACGCAGCCAACACCGGAGGGATCGACCAGACCGAAAACAGCTTCTGCGATGTGATCGATGCGAATTACATGGAGATCATCAAGTACAGTGAACGCACCAACTATACCGATACCCGCTATGCCCATGAAGACGATCTGCCTTTCATCGTCTATGCCAGCAACACCGACAAAGGGGATCCGGACA is a window of Nitratifractor salsuginis DSM 16511 DNA encoding:
- a CDS encoding outer membrane beta-barrel protein, which produces MDKLIKAVTAAALLTGGSFLYAGKNVAPAVAPVAAVEEPWGLYAGLGLLGSYFGRDCPCGGGVRIYDHTYGLTGLLGYDFNSFLGIQARLSWAPLESDFMKMGNGGLYLRPRYSLTDRLDVYGLLGYGWSRLSCDCPGHPHHHHNLHGFQWGVGGEYFFDNERIEGKRKGWSIWTDYVNLFHDKTRNNFTDNTWQLGVAYHF